In Nitrospira sp., one genomic interval encodes:
- a CDS encoding zinc ribbon domain-containing protein has product MKACPSCGRALPEISRYCTFCGAGVANDAPATPHPSATNQNKEQLNLRILYGMVTVLLLELLMPPWETPPAQPAAFLGFHFILSPPQADALVSRLLLTIELTTTAIAGLYLSFLFRSR; this is encoded by the coding sequence ATGAAAGCCTGTCCATCCTGTGGGCGCGCCCTGCCTGAAATCAGCCGGTACTGCACCTTTTGCGGCGCTGGAGTGGCGAACGACGCCCCCGCCACGCCGCACCCCTCGGCAACGAACCAGAACAAGGAACAGCTCAATCTGCGCATTCTCTATGGGATGGTGACGGTCCTGCTCCTCGAACTCCTCATGCCGCCTTGGGAAACACCACCGGCACAACCGGCTGCGTTCCTCGGCTTTCATTTCATTCTGTCCCCGCCCCAGGCCGATGCCCTCGTCAGCCGCCTCTTGCTGACAATCGAACTCACCACCACAGCCATCGCCGGCCTGTACCTGTCGTTTCTTTTTCGATCGCGCTAG
- a CDS encoding TIGR00300 family protein: protein MTAPEETVLLQGHIIDSLILAKVLDTILMMGGTFDLQDVRIGATRDAPSHARIVVRASSGRQLAEILRAIQPHGATVEREEDCRFEPAPAAGVFPEQFYATTHLSTEIRLDGEWVTVEGIEMDVGICVDPAKARARTVPMAAVKEGDLIVIGRDGIRVTPLARPTERDVFGFMESVVSSERPHQPVLADIAARMQRLRARHRAGEADAKILFAGGPAIIHAGGREALAWLVEEGYVQVLFCGNALAAHDMEAALYGTSLGYELSAGRSVPHGHEHHLRTINRVRALGSIEEAVCSGLVRDGIMAACVRQHVTLVMAGTIRDDGPLPGVLTDSMAAQQAMRAHIPGVGLALLVASTLHSIATGNLLPATIPTVCVDVNPAVPTKLADRGSFQAVGLVMDAASFLSELARALGWRP, encoded by the coding sequence ATGACGGCGCCGGAAGAAACCGTGTTGCTGCAGGGCCACATCATCGACTCGCTGATCCTGGCGAAGGTGCTGGATACCATTTTGATGATGGGCGGCACCTTCGACCTGCAGGATGTGCGCATCGGAGCGACGAGGGATGCGCCCTCTCACGCGCGAATCGTCGTTCGTGCCTCCTCCGGCCGACAATTGGCCGAAATCCTTCGAGCGATTCAGCCGCATGGGGCTACCGTGGAGCGGGAAGAGGATTGCCGGTTTGAACCGGCTCCGGCCGCCGGCGTGTTCCCCGAGCAGTTTTACGCGACGACCCACTTGTCCACGGAGATTCGCCTGGACGGCGAATGGGTGACGGTCGAGGGCATCGAAATGGATGTGGGGATCTGCGTGGATCCGGCCAAGGCCCGCGCGAGGACGGTACCGATGGCCGCGGTGAAGGAAGGAGATTTGATCGTGATCGGGCGGGACGGCATCAGGGTGACGCCCCTAGCCCGCCCGACGGAACGTGATGTGTTTGGGTTCATGGAATCCGTCGTGTCGTCGGAGCGCCCACATCAGCCGGTCCTCGCCGATATCGCCGCCCGCATGCAGCGTCTGCGTGCGCGTCACAGGGCGGGCGAGGCCGATGCGAAGATTCTCTTCGCCGGAGGCCCGGCCATCATCCATGCCGGAGGGCGGGAGGCGTTGGCCTGGTTGGTTGAGGAAGGGTATGTGCAGGTGTTGTTCTGCGGGAATGCGTTAGCTGCCCATGACATGGAAGCGGCTCTGTACGGCACGTCACTCGGGTACGAATTGTCGGCTGGGCGGTCGGTGCCCCATGGCCATGAGCACCACTTGCGCACCATCAATCGGGTGCGGGCGTTGGGCAGCATCGAAGAGGCTGTGTGTTCTGGGCTGGTTCGGGACGGCATCATGGCGGCCTGTGTGCGGCAACATGTCACCCTGGTGATGGCGGGAACTATCCGAGACGACGGCCCGCTCCCGGGCGTGCTGACCGACTCGATGGCGGCCCAGCAGGCCATGCGCGCACACATTCCCGGCGTCGGCCTTGCGCTTTTGGTGGCCTCCACGCTCCACTCCATTGCCACCGGCAATTTATTGCCGGCGACGATCCCGACCGTCTGTGTCGATGTGAATCCAGCGGTGCCGACGAAGCTGGCTGATCGCGGCAGTTTCCAAGCCGTGGGGCTGGTCATGGACGCCGCCTCATTTCTGTCGGAGTTGGCCCGCGCACTCGGGTGGCGCCCATGA
- a CDS encoding tRNA pseudouridine(13) synthase TruD, protein MTTSSALDETLPYLTAAVPALGGRIRSSPEDFQVEERPLYLPCGEGEHLYIRVTKRGLSTPDLVLRLSSHLHVKAMSIGIAGLKDAQAVTTQMVSLQGVKPETVAALATDDRLLKVEVLGRHRNRLRKGHHAGNQFRLVVRDVREGCDADVEQIFEQLQRRGVPNYFGPQRQGRAGNNFAVGAELLRDAARRNKMSRAKRLWFMNAYQSHLFNRIVAKRIDSLDRVFAGDWAMKTDNGACFVVELPEVEQPRVDRFEISPTGPLFGSRAPWSTGTPGELERSVVAELGTTPEALSKAGAECGFRGERRALRVRLNDLNWSLEGSALTLSFWLPPGSYATSVLREIIKTAA, encoded by the coding sequence ATGACCACCTCCTCCGCACTCGATGAGACGTTACCCTATCTGACCGCAGCAGTTCCGGCGCTCGGAGGACGCATTCGCAGCTCGCCGGAAGATTTTCAAGTCGAAGAACGGCCCCTCTACCTGCCCTGCGGCGAAGGGGAGCACCTCTATATCCGCGTGACGAAACGCGGCCTTTCCACGCCGGATCTGGTGTTGAGGTTGTCGTCCCACCTTCACGTCAAGGCGATGTCCATCGGAATTGCCGGGCTGAAAGATGCCCAGGCGGTCACGACTCAAATGGTGTCGCTGCAGGGAGTGAAGCCGGAGACGGTGGCAGCCTTAGCCACCGACGACCGTCTCCTGAAGGTGGAAGTCCTGGGCCGGCACCGCAACCGCTTACGCAAGGGGCACCATGCCGGGAATCAGTTTCGTCTGGTGGTGCGGGACGTTCGCGAGGGATGTGATGCCGATGTAGAGCAGATCTTCGAGCAGCTGCAACGCCGAGGGGTGCCGAATTATTTCGGGCCGCAGCGTCAGGGACGGGCGGGAAATAATTTTGCGGTTGGGGCTGAGTTGCTGCGGGACGCCGCCCGCCGAAACAAGATGAGCCGCGCCAAGCGACTCTGGTTCATGAATGCCTACCAGTCGCATCTGTTCAACCGGATCGTGGCGAAGCGAATCGACAGCCTCGACCGGGTTTTCGCCGGAGACTGGGCCATGAAGACGGACAATGGCGCCTGTTTTGTCGTCGAGCTGCCCGAGGTGGAACAGCCTCGCGTCGATCGATTCGAGATCAGCCCCACGGGACCGCTCTTCGGATCGCGTGCGCCTTGGTCGACGGGAACACCCGGCGAGCTCGAACGGTCGGTCGTGGCCGAGTTGGGCACCACGCCCGAGGCACTATCGAAGGCGGGCGCCGAGTGCGGATTCCGCGGGGAACGCCGGGCGCTTCGGGTGCGTCTCAATGACCTGAATTGGTCCCTCGAAGGCTCCGCCCTCACCCTCTCCTTCTGGCTGCCTCCCGGCTCCTACGCGACGAGCGTGCTGCGGGAGATCATCAAAACGGCTGCGTGA